Within the Herbaspirillum sp. RTI4 genome, the region AAACAAGCGAAGAATCAGTCAGGTGGAGGGCCCCGCAAGTTCGTCTGCCGGTCCGAGAGACAACCGCTTGCAGCATTCTGTCGCAGGCAATGCCACTCCTACGCCCAGCTCAAGCATGCAAAATCCAGGGGATGAGGCTTATGATGAATCTTTTCTTGCCGAATCATTGGCAAACCCTTCCATGGGCGCTGTGCAACGCTGGTTACAGGATAACCAGAAGATGTTGGAGCGCAATCCAGATACCTTTGATGAGGATGCCAGGCGGGGTCATTAAAGTAGGCTAATTAAAGTAGGCTAATTAAAGTAGGCTAATTAAAGTAGGCTAATTAAAGTGAGCGAATTAAAGTAGGCTAATTAAAGTGGGCTTAATTAAAGCCAGCTCATTTTATCGGGCTGATTTCGCTCCTAACGAAAAACCCTCTGACAATCCGGCGATAGGCCGTTTTGTTCAGAGGGTTTTTTCATGCAAAGCAATCTTGCTTAGTGCGGTTGTCGTGACATTGTGGATGAGGCGATGTCAGGCGCTGGAGCCGATAATTAGCGTCCGCGTCCGCCAGAGCGATGCGTCGGGCCTGCTGGCCGGGCAGCCGGTCCGCGTCCACCTGGTTTGGCAGGGCCAGTATTGGGCCTTGGCGCACCTGCCGGTTTATTGCCGGAACCTGCATTGCGATTGCCACCGCCGCCGCCGCTACGGCCATTGCCACCACGTCCGCCGCCGCCTGCGCTACGCAGTTGAATCGGTTCGGCTTTCGCATTTGGATCCGGTTCGAAACCGGCGATCACTTCGACCGGGATTTCGCGCTTGATGAAACGTTCGATATCGCGCAACAGCATGTGTTCGTCGACGCAGACCAGCGAGACTGCTTCGCCAGTCGCGCCAGCGCGGCCGGTACGGCCGATACGATGGACGTAATCTTCAGCGACGTTCGGCAAATCGTAGTTGACGACGTGTGGCAACTGGTCGATGTCGATACCGCGCGCGGCGATATCGGTAGCAATCAGGGTTTGCAGCTTGCCGTCCTTGAATTCGGCCAGCGCCCGGGTGCGTGCTGCCTGGCTCTTGTTACCGTGAATCGCCATGGCGCTGATGCCATCTTGTTCCAGTTGTTCCACCAGCTTGTTCGCGCCGTGCTTGGTGCGGGTAAACACCAGCGTTTGCTTCCAGCCGTTAGTCTTGATCAGATGCGACAACAGGGGATGCTTGGCATTGCGATCGACCGGATGGATTTTTTGCGAAATCACTTCCACGGTAGAGTTGCGACGCGCTACTTCGATCATGGCTGGGGCATTCAGCAGGCTATCGGCCAGCGTCTTGATTTCGTCCGAGAACGTCGCGGAGAACAGCAGGTTCTGACGTTTCTTCGGCAGGGCGGCCAGCACCTTGCGGATGTCGCGAATGAAACCCATGTCCAGCATGCGGTCGGCTTCGTCCAGGATCAGGATTTCGACGTGTTGCAGATCGACGGTATTTTGTTGCATGTGATCGAGCAGGCGGCCAGGGGTGGCGACCAGCACATCAATGCCTTGCTTGAGGATGCGGATTTGCGGGTTGATACCGACGCCGCCGAAAATGCAGGTGGAAGTCAGTTGAACGTATTTGCCGTAGAGGCGCACGCTTTCTTCGACTTGTGCCGCGAGTTCGCGTGTCGGGGTCAGGATCAGCGCGCGGATCGGGGTGTGGCCGTTGATCTTGGCGCGGGGATTGGCCATCAGGCGTTGCAGCATCGGCAGCGTGAAACCGGCTGTTTTACCAGTACCGGTTTGCGCGCCGGCCAGCAGATCGCCGCCGGCCAGTACTGCGGGAATGGCTTGCGCCTGAATAGGGGTAGGGACGGTATAACCTTGTTCGGTAACGGCACGAACGAGTTCCTCAGACAAGCCGAGAGCAGAAAATGACATAGTGGTGGTGTAGGGTAAAAATTATCGGCCTGTCGCCGTAAAAGGCGCCAGTCGCAGGCAAACGGGATTGGGAGGTCGGGAGACAGCGGTCGTTGACTGGAACATGAACCGCACGGTGGGCAGTATAACAGCCCGTTCCGCATTGCAGCTAAAAATCTCACGATGTGGTAACTGAGGGCCTTTTGCACCGCTTGGGCAGGTAGACTGTTTGTCATCGAGCACTGCAACAAACGATCCCGGAGGACGCTTCTCATTGAGTACCAAAACTTACCGCGTGACGCTGGCCGCGCAGGAATGGCATTTTGAGGTATCGACAGAGACGACTTTGCTATCGGCTGCGGCGGCGGCCGGTGTGATATTGCCCAGTTCTTGCCGCAATGGTACCTGCCGTACTTGCCTGTGCCGCTTGCAGCAAGGGCGCGTAAGTTACGGTATCGAATGGCCGGGATTAAGCCGGGAAGAAAAAGAGGAGGGCTGGATTTTGCCCTGTGTCGCGCAGGCAGAGTCCGATCTGGTGATTGAGGCACCGGCTGCGCTGCGCAGCCAGTAGGACTGACGCAAAAGGTCACTGCCGTTGTTGCATCGCCTTGCCGTGCCACCGCACTGTCTGCGGCAATGCGCCTGGCCCGCGACCTCGTGCGTCAGTCCTACTGGCTACGCTGCGGATCCGATAGGACTTCCGCAAAAGGCCACTGGCGTTGTTGCATCGCCTTGCCGTGCCACCGCCACTGTCTGCGGCAATGCGCCTAGCCAGCGACCTCGTGCGTCAGTCCTACTGGCTACGCTGCGGATCCGATAGGACTTCCGCGAAAGGCCGTTGGCGTTGTTGCATCGCCTTGCCATTTGCACTGTATGCGGCAATACGCCTGGCCAGCGGCCTTTTGGGGAATTCCTAATTATGCAATTGAGGACGGGATTTATGCGCGTGCGCGCTGTTCCAGCAGGAAGGCCGTTACCAGTGGCAATACCAGATCGCTGCGCATCAGGCCGGCGAAATGACTGACGCCGGGTAGCGAGGCAAATTGCCCTTGCGCCAGACTGGAAGCAAAACGCTGCACCGCTTCGTGACGGGCATCGGCATCGCCGCAATAGAGCAGGCAAGGCATGTCCATTCCGCTTAATAGCGCTTCCATGGAGGGACGTGAGTGTTGCGCGGCCGCCGCCAGCGCCTGCAAATCGTTGGCGCGGACCAGCATCTTGACGGGTTCGCTCAGCGCTTCGTCGAGGACGGCTTCGAACGCGGTAATGAAGGCATCGGCGTCACGACCGTCGATGCCGAGAAAGTGATCCCACTGCGTATCGGCATAGGGGTGGGCCGCGCCCAGCACCATTGATCTCAGACGCTGCGGCGCGGACTGCGCCAGACCGTAACCGATCCAGCCACCCATCGAATAACCGAAGAAATGCGTGCGCTCAATACCCAGCGCATCGAGCACCGCCAGGACATCGGCGACGCGTTCAGCTTGGGTATACGAGGCGGGGTCGTGTGGTTTGTCGCTGAGACCATGGCCGCGTGCATCGGGCATGATCAGCTGAAAATGTTTCTGTAACGCTGCGGTGAAGCCGAAGTGCTGCCAGGCACCGCTGCTGCTGGTAAAGCCGTGTTGCAGCAACAGTGGCGGCCCTTCCCCCAGCACCTGGTAGTGCAGACGACAACCACGGTGCAGGACGTAGGGCATGGCGGCTCAGTGAGTCAGTGGCAAGTCAGTTGCGG harbors:
- a CDS encoding DEAD/DEAH box helicase; this encodes MSFSALGLSEELVRAVTEQGYTVPTPIQAQAIPAVLAGGDLLAGAQTGTGKTAGFTLPMLQRLMANPRAKINGHTPIRALILTPTRELAAQVEESVRLYGKYVQLTSTCIFGGVGINPQIRILKQGIDVLVATPGRLLDHMQQNTVDLQHVEILILDEADRMLDMGFIRDIRKVLAALPKKRQNLLFSATFSDEIKTLADSLLNAPAMIEVARRNSTVEVISQKIHPVDRNAKHPLLSHLIKTNGWKQTLVFTRTKHGANKLVEQLEQDGISAMAIHGNKSQAARTRALAEFKDGKLQTLIATDIAARGIDIDQLPHVVNYDLPNVAEDYVHRIGRTGRAGATGEAVSLVCVDEHMLLRDIERFIKREIPVEVIAGFEPDPNAKAEPIQLRSAGGGGRGGNGRSGGGGGNRNAGSGNKPAGAPRPNTGPAKPGGRGPAARPAGPTHRSGGRGR
- a CDS encoding 2Fe-2S iron-sulfur cluster-binding protein, translating into MSTKTYRVTLAAQEWHFEVSTETTLLSAAAAAGVILPSSCRNGTCRTCLCRLQQGRVSYGIEWPGLSREEKEEGWILPCVAQAESDLVIEAPAALRSQ
- a CDS encoding alpha/beta fold hydrolase; this translates as MPYVLHRGCRLHYQVLGEGPPLLLQHGFTSSSGAWQHFGFTAALQKHFQLIMPDARGHGLSDKPHDPASYTQAERVADVLAVLDALGIERTHFFGYSMGGWIGYGLAQSAPQRLRSMVLGAAHPYADTQWDHFLGIDGRDADAFITAFEAVLDEALSEPVKMLVRANDLQALAAAAQHSRPSMEALLSGMDMPCLLYCGDADARHEAVQRFASSLAQGQFASLPGVSHFAGLMRSDLVLPLVTAFLLEQRARA